The nucleotide window CGAGCCTTTCGAGTTCAAAAACGCGGGCGTTCCTGGCTTTAAGTTCCCTTACCGCGATCCTGCGGGCGAGGTCGGCGTTTTCCGCCTCAAAGGTTATCCTCTTTCCGTGGTATCTCCCCCCGTGGAGGGTCACGGCCCACTTCATGGTTTCACCGACTTATTGTCATTTGTTCAAACTTTATAAGTTTAACGGGCGGTGATATGGACATTTCGTCAAAAAACGAAAGGTCACCGGAGGCCAATCCGCCTGAGGTAGGCCATCACGTTCTCCACGTCGTTGGCTATGACGACCTCAAAGAGGCCCTTGAGCCTGGCGAGGTTGTCGTCGGCGTAGAAGAGCCTGTCGTCTTCGGTCCAGAGGACGACCTTTAGGCCGAGGGAGCGGGCCCACTGAATGGCCTGAAGGGTCTTCTCGAAGCCGAGGAGATAGACTGCCTCCATCGGAACGTTGATCGACCAGAGGTTGAGCTCTTCCTTGAGCCTCGGAAGCAGAGAAACGACCTCCTCCCTGTTTATCAAAAGCCCCATCGTCGTCTCCCTATCGAACTTCCGGTATTCCCTGAGGGCCTCAACGTCGAAGGACGATATCATAACGCGCCCGGGGTTGTTGGCCCTGACGATCTCGGCGACCCTCTCAACCGCGTCCCTGTCCTTGAGCTCTACGTTTATGAGGGCATCGTCTGGAAGGGCCTCAAAGACCTCCTCTAAGGTAGGGATCCTCTCGCCCCCGCCGAGATCCGCCTTCTTCAGCTCCTCGAGGGTCATGTCCTTCTGCCTTCCGCTCATGTCGCTCGTCCTGTCTATGGTCTCGT belongs to Thermococcus sp. AM4 and includes:
- a CDS encoding glycerophosphodiester phosphodiesterase family protein; translated protein: MWDREKVIVLGHRGFMGKFPENSLLAFRKAIEAGADGVELDVWLTKDGHVVVMHDETIDRTSDMSGRQKDMTLEELKKADLGGGERIPTLEEVFEALPDDALINVELKDRDAVERVAEIVRANNPGRVMISSFDVEALREYRKFDRETTMGLLINREEVVSLLPRLKEELNLWSINVPMEAVYLLGFEKTLQAIQWARSLGLKVVLWTEDDRLFYADDNLARLKGLFEVVIANDVENVMAYLRRIGLR